The Quercus robur chromosome 3, dhQueRobu3.1, whole genome shotgun sequence DNA segment tggagCGAATTAGGGAAACCGGGCAAGAGAGTAATCCGGAGAGGGAGGTAAGGGTGTTTACTGGGGTTAAGGGAAGTTAAAGTGTCATTCGGGGTGGAACTACCCTTAGTAGGAAACACCAGGCCCACTCTATaagtaaattgtgagcccaattcTAGGTTCGGTCCTTCAAGTTGAGGTTGGGTgtctacaattggcgccgtctgtggggatcTCCTACATAGCTGTGGTTTTGCCGAGACTTGTGCGAGAAAAATGTTGGAAATTCAATCAGGGAGTTATGTTGAAAGTGGTTCTGGGAGATCTTTTTGAGAATCCACTTGGCGGGAAAGAAGGCAGAAAAGGCGCAAAGATAGGGAGCATGAATAGGAGGAGGAGCAGTATGGCCTTGGAGAAGGGTTGTTTCAAATGCATCAGGCATTGTCAGGCGCTTCGGGGCGTGAGAGTTTTGACAGGAAGGACAAGGAACTGGAACGCTTGTGTAGGTTAGTAAGGGATTTGGAGTTGGAAGCAAGAGGTAAGCATCATAGAAGGGACCGCGAGGAGCGTGCAAAGGGGTCAGCTAGTGTGGGAGGTCGCTATGGAGAAGGGTCCCATCAATCCGGTTCCCATCAACACAGGGATCGGTCTCGGGAGTATGTAGACTAGGATTTAATTTCCCCAGAAGGGCAACGACCTCAAAATGCTGCCATAGGCGCTATGAGTTGAGTATTGCGTAGAGCTGCTTTATCGCTGTTCTTAGGGGACATCGAATAGGCTTCTATGCTGAGTAGATTGATTCAGCCTCCATTTAACTCTTATGATGGCAAAACGGATCCGGTAGAGCATGTAAGCCATTATATCAAAATGATGTCTTTGCACACTCATAACGATGCgctgatgtgtaaggtatttccTTCGAGTCTTGGGCCCATCACTTTAAGGTGGTTCAATGGATTGAGGAAAGGCTTGATTCAAAGTTTTTCCAAGTTGATTCAAGAGTTCGATGTCCGATTTATGACTTGTATCCGGGTGCCGCAACTAGTGGACATGCTGCTATCTATAAAGATGAGTCAAGGAAACCCTTTGCAGTTACACTAGTCGGTACTAGGAACTGTATAATGAGATTAGTGGGGGTAATGAAAAAATCGCAGCAAGCACTTTTTGATTGGGATTGCCCGAGAATTTCGAACTATGAGATTTGTTGACAAGGAGGCCTCCCAAGGATATGAGGTAGTTGATGAGGCATATCGAAGAGTATAAAAGATTGAAGGATGACCGGCAACAGAATAAAGGCAAAGCTTCAGTCACGAGTCAGCCTCAGCAATGGGGTTTTCAATCAAGGTCCTggaaggatttgaggatccaaGAACGGGGTGCATAGGCAAGGGAAGTGAACGCGATATTCAAGGAGCCGGTGCACAATATCGTGGATCAAATTAAGAATGAGCCATACTTTCAGTGGCCAAACAAGATAAGGGGTGATTTGTCGATAAGAAATCAGAATTTGTATTGCACTTACCATAGAGATAAAGGGCATACCATTGAACAATATAGGGTGTTAAAAGATCATTTAGAGCAATTGGTAAAGGTGGGGTATTTGAAAGAGTTTGTGGTAGACCCAAGAAATTAGGAGGCCGGGCAGGGTACCCGACCTCGGGGAATCCTCTCTCACCCTCATTGGGAGTGATAGAGGTCATTCACGCAGCTTCAAGGGGTACCCTGGTGACCAAGAGGAGAGGGGTACTGGCCATAGTTCCCATAAAGAGTTGTCCGAACGAGCAACCTTTCGAGAAGAAGTTAAAGTTCACTCAAGAGCCCATTGCCTTCAATAACGACGACCTAGAAGGAATGATCCAGCCGCACAACGACGCCTTAATGGTCAAAGCCCGAATAAACAGTTTTATAGTGAAAATGGTATTGATAGATCAGGGGGATGGTGCTGAAGTGATGTATCCCGACTTGTTTAGGGGGCTTGGCTTGAAGAATGAGGACCTCTCTAAGTACAACACATCACTGGTGGGGTTTGATGGTCGGATGGTGATCTCGGAAGGGCAGATTTCCCGTAAATATGGAAGGTAAGGAAGTAATGGTGACCTTTATAGTAATTGCTTCGTTTTCACCACACAGCGATTCTTGGAAGGATTCACGCAATGGAGGCAATCCCGTCTACATTGCATGTTAAGGTCAAATTTTGCACTGAACATGGTATTGCTATAGTAAGGGGAAACCAGTAGATGGCCAGACAATGCTTAGTGGCTATTGTTAACCGGGagataaaacaaaaggaatCAGCCTAGGACATTCCCTTATAGCAATTACAGGAACCCTAGAAGGGAAAGGGGATTAGTAGTGCCGAGAACTTAATAAGTGTAAGGATACTATCGGACAATGATAGGagttttcaaataggggtaggTATGGAGAATGAAGATAGAGTGGAGATGTTGTTATTGCTTATACAGGACGTGGACGTGTTTGCTTGAAGCCTGTACAAGGTGCCTGGGGTGGACTCTGAATTTATAGTTCATAAGCTTTATGTAGATCCGTTATTTCCTCCTAAGAAACAGAAGTTGAGGAGGTCAGCCAAGGAGCATGTTGAGGTGGTTAGGCAGGAAGTCCAGAAGTTGAAAGAAAATGGGGCAATTAAGGAGGTTTTCTTTCTAGAATAGCTCGCAAATACCatggtggtgaaaaagaagagtAAGAAGTGGAGGCTTTGTATAGATTTTACTGATTTGAACGGGGCATGTCCGAAAGATCCCTTCCTTATGCCAaagattgatcagctagtaGATGCTATGTACAGGCACCTGAGGATGAGCTTTCGAGATGCTTTACAAGGTTATCACCAAATTGCCCTGGCTATTGaggatcaagagaagacaaCATTCATTTCCCTTGATGTCAATTACCACTATACCGTGATGCCGTTTGGTCTAAAGAATGCTAGAACCACTTATCAACGGATGATGACGAGGATGTTTAGGGATAAGATTGGGTGTACGGTGGAAGTGTATATTGACGACAATATGGTGGTTAAAAGCAAACAGGAGAAGGGGCACGTTGGTGATCTTAAGGAAGTGTTCAAAGTGGTTTGACAGCATAAGTTGCGCCTCAACGCTAACAAGTGTGCTTTTGGATTGGGGGTTGGCAAGTTCCTTGGGTATATGATCACTTACTGAGGAATAGAGGTTAATCCTGACCAGATTAAAGTTGTAGAGCACCTCAAGCCACTGGGTAATTTGAAGGAAGTCCAGGTGCTAATCGGCATGCTAGCCACCTTGAACCGGTTCATTTCCAAGTTTGTAGACTGGTGCCGTCCATTTTaccttcttttgaaaaaatggaaAGGATTCCAGTGGAATGAAGAATATGAAAAGGCTTTTtaggatttaaaaaattatttggtacGGGCACCTATGCTGTCAACCCCAGAGCCCGACGAAGATTTATTCATGTATCTTTCAAAATCCGAGCATGCTGTCAATGCCGTACTATTGAGGGGTCAAGGCATGCAACAACCCATATATTATGTTAGTAAAActttggtcgatgccgagacgaGGTACTTACCTTTGGAGAAGTTGGTGTTAGCACTAGTACATGCTACCAGGAAGCTACCCCATTCTTTTCAAACTCATACCGTTTATGTATTAGCCAAGTATCCTTTACAGTCATTATTGAAGAGGTCCAATTTCAAAGGCAGGATAGCCAAGTGGGGAATTCGGCTGGGCTCTTTTAACACTAGGTACAGATCTAGGAATTCTGTGAAGGGTCAGGTTCTCGCTGATTTTGTTGCAGAGTTTTCCCCGAGGAAGGAGATGGAGGTGGTTTGTCATGTAAAGGTTTTCCCGTTGAAGGTATTTATGGACGGTGCATCTAGCGCAATAGGGCTTGGGCAGGAATTGTCATCATTACCTCAGAAGGGATAAGATTGAAACATTCTTTTAGATTGGGTTTTAGGACTTCtaacaacgaagccgagtatgaagCCTTACTTTCCggattaagagtttttttggatttgggtgcTCAGAAAGTTGAGGTTTATTCGGATTCTCGATTAGTGGTTAATTAGGTGTAGGGCAGTTTTGAAGCTAGGGATCCCTAAATGATGGAGTACTTGCAGTTGGTTAGGCAAACTATGAATCAGTTTCTGAAGGCAAAGGTGGTTCAAGTGGCTAGAGGGCAGAACCGGCATGCCGACTCTTTGGCCACTCTGGTGTCATCACTGATTGAAGAAGTACCTCTAAAGTGGAGCTAGTGGTGAAGCCAAGTATTAACGCAGGTGTAGGTGTTTTAGTGGTAGCAATATCCGAGCCATGTTAGATGGGCCCGATCATTGACTTCTTGGTCAAGAATCGAGTGCCAGAGGATGAAAAAGAAGCAAGCAGGGTGCGCAAGGCAACTGCTTGGTACTAGTTATCGGTTGACCGTTAATTGTACCGAAGGTCTATTGGGGGGCTGTATCTTTAATGCTTGTGCCCCAATAAGGTTGATGGGCTCTTGACCAAACTCCATGAAGAGGTGTGCGGTAGTCATGTTGGGGGACGTTCATTAGCCCACCAAGCAATGACGCAGGGATTTTGGTGGCCACAAATGCACAAGGATGTTGCCGAGTACGTACGGAAGTGCGagcaatgtcaaaagcacgcctGTTGATCCATCAGCCAATAGGAACTCTGAACCCTATCAGCAGCCCATGGCTCTTTGTGCAATAGGGGTTGGACATTGTTGGTCCGTTCCCTTGGGCTACAGGAAATCATAGGTTTGTTCTGGTGGCCATggactacttcactaagtgggcGGAGGCTGAGGCATTGGCTAATATCTGAGACGTAAATGTCAAGAAGTTTGTGTGGAGAAACATAGAAACGAGATTTGGAGTACCAGAGTCCCTGGTATCTAACAACGGATtacaatttgatagtaaagccttCCACAAGTTCTGTAGTGATCTCGGCATAAAGAACAAGTATTCTACCCCAGCATATCCGTAAAGTAACGGCCAAGCTGAGGTCACTAACAAAGCAATTGTAAATGGTTTAAAGAAGAGATTTGAGGGAACTAAGGGTAGGTGGGCCGAGGAACTGCACAATGTTTTGTGGGCATACCAGAGAACCATTATAAATAACCATAAGATGTCTTCTTAAGTTGTAAATCAGACTCTGATGAAATGCACAAATTGCAAAAATTGTATctaaatttgatcaattttccaaattttatacttttttttactacaaGAAAATTAGTTAATAAAAGTGAAACTTGATATAAACCAACGTTAAATACTTTAATGGCACATGAAAATAATGTCATTAAAATGAAAACTTCTCCTTAAAGATGTTACTATAATTTAACATGAAATCTTTTTCTATATGGTAAGTTACCAAGAGAAAGAAGTGCATGGGTAAATTGACACACCACCATGCATCTTTGGCGTGAtagtcactccataagtataattACTTCTATTGTGTGGGGAGAGACAAAGGCAGGGTTCAAGTTTTTAGGAGGGAACCATGACCTTGGTAGCGTGCCAACGAGCCATGGGAGCCCTGTGAGCACCCTGCTAAGGCCACAATGACAAACTAATCAAGTTAACTAAAATTCACTCTATTTATCATAAGGAGATTTGAAGGTCAAGTCGCCAATTAATAACTTTAATGTCAGACTACATAatggtttagtttttttttttaaccaaaaaaaattatggaacgGATTACATAATGTTTTATTGCAATACATAGACGCATGCACACATATGAAGGTTTTGATCTGCACAACGTTTTTTGCTTCTTTCATCTTTGGTTCGACTTCAATTTATTTCTTGTAGGCGAGAAGATCAGCATAGTAATTGCTGATCCATTGTTCGATGATCCTAACCTCAACCTTTCGCTGCATGACCAACCACTCTGGATCACTTTCCTTTGCAAAGAGTATATCCAAGCAATGAGATcctacaaattgaaaattgatttgAGTATGAACTCGGCtatgattttcttctctttgaaaTATTCTTGGCCAAAAGCTAAGAAATCTCCCCAAGTTTAAACATTATTGAGCATTTCTCAAATTCTTATGGACACCCAATTACTCTACTTCTAGACATAATGTATGATGCATCCCATTAAATGGCatcaataaactaaataaatgagTTGAGCACATACCATTAACTGTACTAACTGCAACAATAGTGTCTGATATGTTGTCCAAGACCCTGGAATCAAAAATAGAAAGTTGTTATAGTCGATCAAGTAAACCTAAAAAGTATGTGTGGTGGTAATTGTTTGATTATCTAGTTACCCGCCAGTACTGTAAGGATCTCTCAGCCCATTAGAGAATATGATGTTGCTTCCAAACCTGTGGAGAATCAGTTTGATATCCTGGAATATgccataaaattttagaaatgttTGTTTTAGTATTTGTGAAAACAACATGGCAACCAACAAAATATTTGCATAATAAAGTACTTCTACAAGTGCTCTGGAAATTAATAGTTTGTGAAGATATGTAAGAATGCATACATGGCCTCCATAATAAGAAGTGACCCAATGAGGCCGAGGTGGGACACCGTAGATGCTCTTGCACTGCTCGATGTAGCTGCTTAGGATAAAAGGATCCGGTTCAAACATGGTATCATTGCCACGGCCTATTGGTATCACCATCTCACTACATGTCTAAATGCACAAGACCAATCATTTTCacataaactaaaatttaaaattaaaaaaaaaaagtaagtacaATTTTTCAATGGCAATATAAATTTCATGCCAAGGGAAGGATTGTTAGATATATAAATAAGGTATAGGGAAAAACTTAGGTACatgttttctcttttcaataACATGTAATTTAACTTACATTGGATGTAACTtacattcaatttctttttgtgTCTTGGGACACTTGGAAGTTGGAGGTCCTACGTGTTAtaaatacttatcaaaaatttaAAGTTCTTAGATAAGCATGAGTGATAATACCCAGCTTAATAAAACACTTGCAAGTTGGAGGTCCTACGTTGATTACGAAATACTTGTAGATTGCTAGAAATAGtaatcaaaaaatattaaaactctTAGATAATATGCATGAGTCTTAATAGCTTGGATACAACTTgcattcttctcttttctttttgtgtctTGGGACACTTGGAAGTTAGAGGTCCTATGTTGATAATGAAATACTTGTTGATTGTTATAAATACTTATCAGAAATTTAAAGTTCTTAAATAAGCGTGAGTGATAATATCCCTCTTAATAAAAACGCTTGCAAGTTGGAGGTCTTACGTTGATTACGAAATACTTGTAGATGgttagaaataataaaaaaatatattaaagctCTTAAATAATATGCATGAGTCATAATAGCTTGAATACAACctacattcttttcttttccttttttaactGTTGATAAATTACTATTTATACCAAAAACTTAAGTAgacaaaaataattatcacacttttattctttattttaaagcAAACTCATGTCGCATAGTGTGCTACTTGTACTTGTATGAGTACAAATAATGCAAATGTTAAGAAAAATTCGAGCTATGTACATAACTGGCACAATTCATGAAACTCTCCATGAGTGTACATTGTAGAGATAACTTATATTAGCTTGGAACCTCATAGCTgtattaaaaactaaaagcttTTTCATTATCTAAAAATTCTTAACAAGTAACAGGAATCTGTGTTAAGTTATTTACGCTCTTGTCCATGCTTGAAATAGTTAAAGTCACCAATGGGCCTCTAGCCCAATGGTACTTACCCCTCCTTGTCTTTCATGTCATGGGTTTGACCCAATTCCCctctcctctcaaaaaaaaatagtaatagtCCCAAGTCATCATATTTAAATGGTAcattattcataatttaaaaataactaaaaattaatattattaattaaggTAATATATTGATAATACAATTATACAAGGTGTGTATATTGGTCCATATGTTATCCACTTTTTGTCATTAATGTTATGATtagtgataaaaaataaatagatgtATCATTTACCTGCCATCTCCATCCCACAGTTGTTTCAGATATATTTCTGGGTTCATTAACATAGCATGATCTAATTCCACTATAAGCAACAAGACCAGCAAATATTTTTTCAAGAATACCAGCGTCAGAAGGAGCTCCATCTATGCCGCCGCAAACAATGGTAACCGGGTAATCTGGAGGATGATTATATTGGGCTGCACTGTAATACACAGACTCCAAGTAATTCTTGAGCTCCGAAGATTTGCTTAGGGGTCTAAAATAGAAACAAAGGATTAATTacgtaatttattttttgtttagaacaacataattaattattattcttGTCTAACTTTATTGATTCTAACAAGTTTACGGCAAAGGGTATCTATGTGTATGTACCTACAAGTCTTGAATTCCTTGCTAAGGTTTGAAAGACCACTAGGCTGAGACGTGGCTTTATCTATTTCAGACCATGACTTTTGTATAGTTTGGTAGCAAGTCTCACTAGCTTCCTGCACCACTCGAGTGTGAcaacttttaaatttgttaaaatgaaCAGGAAAATGAGGAGGGAAAGTTACATAAAAATGCCATATTTTATACCCAAATTCAGATTAGTtcataagtttttaatgttgtcaattaaattctcaaacttATACAACTACTTCAATTTGAAGCCATTGTTCATCTATTTCATTCATTTATGTTATTCTAGGAAGTAACACAGTAGAGAAAAAATGGGGAAGCTATTGATAAAATATTATGCTTCCATCTAAAATCAGTTTTCGATTTTCTGTTAATAGTTTTCTCAAATaaagctttctctctctaaacaaaCATATTCTCTTTCTATACTTTGTGTTCAATGGTTGTCCAATTGATTTATAAACATGCTTATAGGTGAAATATAAAGTTTAAACAATGGTTTCCCACTTTTCTTTGTTCAATTAATACccataataaaaagaaatgaataatgGGGATGGAAAGATGCTTCAAATTGAAACGATTcataaatttggaattttaattgacaaaattaaaatcttggGCCTAAtctgaaatattttataaactttaagGCCTTGGCcctttttatgtatttttcccATAGAAGAAACTAAAAATATTCAATCTACTACCTTAAAATCCTTGCTGACAACAGAAAAATATCCATTTTGTGGCGtaatatcatcaaaataaagGATTGGAGCCGAGGAGGCCAAGGCACCAAGGGCAACATGGGGATATTTTAGCCGAAACCATGAAGCTAGCACtgaacaaatgaagaaaaagttATGTACACATACCAACCTATTAGAGTTTATTTCGTAACCTTTCAATCAAAATAGAAGCAACTTCATCACTTACTTCCTCCATATGATCCTCCAATGACAATTACTGGAGAATCATTGGCATGTAGTGTTTCCTTTACATGTGTAATGATTTCTGCATAATCTGCTATAGCTTGGGCGGAGTTGAAGTACCCAAGAGTGCTTGCATTTCTAAGTGCTTCTTCCCTTGATCCGAATGGTATTGAGTTCCCATAATATCGATGCTGACGAAAAAAGGTAACAATTTCCAATTTAAAGTTTTGGTTAACAAccaaatttcagaatttgaagtTTTAGATAGTCAGTAAAACATGCTGATTATACTTGGttaataaaaacaacaataacaacaagaAAAACTAAGCCTTTAGtctcaaaatttttgtattttgagttttgatccTCAATGAACTAATCAGAGTCAGTCACATCTATTCTTTTCTGTTATTCTATATTTCGGAAGGAAAagctaaaatataaattgtttgaGTTTATGATTTTGGCCTATACGATTCATCATCTCttctttaaattaattatggcTCTCATTACAATTTTTCAGCAATAAATTACACAAGGAAGTGAGGGAGAAAAGAATattgattgtgtgtgtgttcaTGTGTCTGCTTAACATTTCATTTATACCTCTATATATAGTATGAGAGCGTGAAACTGCTGGGCGTTATCAGCAAGAAAACCAACAGCAGAAAGATCATCATCCAAAGGTTCTTCTGCTCCAAAATAAGCAAGAATTGGTGCGTTTCTAGTTGCACCTCCCCAGTACTTAGAGTTGATCACATATCTTTGCTGAAAAGTTGTGTAGCTTTCTGGCCTATAGTTGAAGTGATCAAGTGTTTGGTCAtagtaaaatttttgtaagtCATCCGAAATAGATGCAGATACTGTTTCAAGATCGTGTAGAAATTTtcctccaattggacttaacctgggaatattttttagtgttGCAGAGACAGAggataagaaaataagaaagacAAAAGGAAGCCATTGAAATGAAATCATAGGAAAGTTCATTGAAGtttcaatatattatattagtAAGCACTACGCACTTCATTATATAGCATGGGATTGCTACTTGGGAAGGTGTTATTAATTATATCATGCTTCGAAAACTGACATATAATAGCTGGtctttacttgtaattttaGTTTCACATCACTTTCCTTTTTGGATGAATTTGATTTTATTGAACCAAAACCACAATTAGAACACGCAAAAATCTTCAAACTACAAGCAATCAGAAACACTAATCAACATTGATAAAACCACAATTAtagaacaaagaaagaaagacaacaTTCAAAGCACCAACTACGAATAAAATACATAAACCAATTGATCAGCCTATTCAATGGGGTCTTCCAAAAATATCAAAGAATTCTACTATGAGATAAAATTCTGAACTTCTTCCTTAACTGTTACTGCTATGGTAAAAATTTAATTCTCGCCATCACAAAAGACACGTGTCAAGTAGTTTAATAATCTAAAGACTAAAGCCTTCAATTTACCTGTGTAGTACATGGCATTCAATTTACACACTGCCCATCAAGTTCCAGTCAAACTACAATATATAGTCATAATTTTTCCATCAATCTAACATCTCGCACAATTGATTTAATCGTTTCCATTTCAGCTCTAAAGTTTCTCATGTATcatatcaattaaaatttgaaatttctattAACAGCAAGTAGCCAGCAGCCACACCACTAAATAATCCTCATCAGAAATATGAATTTAACAAGCATACTATCCTAACATTGTTGGAGGCCAAGCCCAACAATATTCGAAGGTACGTAACCATTGTCATTATCATACTAgctagaaattttaatttgaatatactagcctaatttattaaaatcatactagaattttttttttttttttaatgaacaaaaatGGGTTGGGAGATGACCTGAGTTGGCATCTTCCATCTAGGTGTGACCATAGTGGTGCTCTACCTAGACCTGAGCCTGCGAGAGCAAGAGATCCAGATGAGCCATAGCTGGCACCTAGCACGCACCCAGTCCCTTTGAAAACATTAACAAGCAATCATACTAGAAAACTTATAGCATTAAACTGACTTCCAGTATCATTACTATCATACATCACTCTGTGCCCATACTGCTGGTATAAAGGCCCATCAAAATGCCAATTATCAAACCATAGAAAAGTAGAATCACAACACTAGCTAAAATTTCAAGAGACCCAgcaatatttttctaattaaaaagtTTCCTCCAACCCCAATACAGGTACTAGGAATAGGAATCTCACACTACcctaaaataaagtaaaattgctataatgaaaatttgaattagaTGGATTAAAACTAATGAGCTGGTGATTCTTGGTTAAgacaaattttaattgtaaaaatatcttTGGTATCTTCATCTTACATACAAATGAAGACTATGATTGTGTGTCTTAATTCATTGTCACCATAGTCATTA contains these protein-coding regions:
- the LOC126718757 gene encoding uncharacterized protein LOC126718757; its protein translation is MNFPMISFQWLPFVFLIFLSSVSATLKNIPRLSPIGGKFLHDLETVSASISDDLQKFYYDQTLDHFNYRPESYTTFQQRYVINSKYWGGATRNAPILAYFGAEEPLDDDLSAVGFLADNAQQFHALILYIEHRYYGNSIPFGSREEALRNASTLGYFNSAQAIADYAEIITHVKETLHANDSPVIVIGGSYGGMLASWFRLKYPHVALGALASSAPILYFDDITPQNGYFSVVSKDFKEASETCYQTIQKSWSEIDKATSQPSGLSNLSKEFKTCRPLSKSSELKNYLESVYYSAAQYNHPPDYPVTIVCGGIDGAPSDAGILEKIFAGLVAYSGIRSCYVNEPRNISETTVGWRWQTCSEMVIPIGRGNDTMFEPDPFILSSYIEQCKSIYGVPPRPHWVTSYYGGHDIKLILHRFGSNIIFSNGLRDPYSTGGVLDNISDTIVAVSTVNGSHCLDILFAKESDPEWLVMQRKVEVRIIEQWISNYYADLLAYKK